The Corylus avellana chromosome ca8, CavTom2PMs-1.0 genome has a segment encoding these proteins:
- the LOC132189240 gene encoding uncharacterized protein LOC132189240, protein MKQSSPEAVSSSSSAPAPSDQSQPSASPSSDKASSTSTAAAAEDPAVGSRDGGGGAQESVTVERRGEFSAVCKWTVQNFPRVKARALWSKYFEVGGYDCRLLVYPKGDSQALPGYISVYLQIMDPRGTSSSKWDCFASYRLAIVNLLDDSKTIHRDSWHRFSSKKKSHGWCDFTPSSTVFDSKLGFISGNDAVLITADILILNESISFTRDNNEVQSSSASSTISSSVGAGPVSDVLSGKFTWKVHNFSLFKEMIKTQKIMSPVFPAGECNLRISVYQSSVNGIEYLSMCLESKDTEKTVVLSDRSCWCLFRMSVLNQKPGSNHMHRDSYGRFAADNKSGDNTSLGWNDYMKMLDFIGPDSGFLVEDTAVFSTSFHVIKEFSSFSKSGGLVGGRSGSGARKLDGHLGKFTWKIENFTRLKDLLKKRKITGLCIKSRRFQIGNRDCRLIVYPRGQSQPPCHLSVFLEVTDSRNTSSDWSCFVSHRLSVVNQRMEEKSVTKESQNRYSKAAKDWGWREFVTLTSLFDQDSGFLVQDTVVFSAEVLILKETSIMQDFSDQETESNNAGSQPDKVGKRCSFTWKVENFLSFKEIMETRKIFSKFFQAGGCELRIGVYESFETICIYLESDQSVGSDPDKNFWVRYRMAVVNQKNPAKTVWKESSICTKTWNNSVLQFMKVSDMLEVDAGFLLRDTVVFVCEILDCCPWFEFSDLEVFASEDDQDALTTDPDELIDSEDSEGISGDEEDIFRNLLSRAGFHLTYGDNPSQPQVTLREKLLMDAGAIAGFLTGLRVYLDDPAKVKRLLLPTKLSGGNDGKKAPKSDESSPSLMNLLMGVKVLQQAIIDLLLDIMVECCQPSEGSSNGDSSDANSKPSPNGSGSATPLESDRENGATESVQFPTVYERLDSGVDEGGSAAAVQSSDMNGPAILEKALPGQPICPPETSAGDSEHVPLRSKTKWPEQSEELLGLIVNSLRALDGAVPQGCPEPRRRPQSAQKISLVLDKAPKHLQADLVSLVPKLVDQSEHPLAAGVLLERLQKPDAEPALRIPVFGAISQLECGSEAWEHVLFQSFELLTGSNDQPLVATIDFIFKAASQCQHLPEAVRSVRVRLKSLGVEVSPCVLNFLSKTVNSWGDVAETILRDIDCDDDFGENCPTMRCGLFLFGEYGPTFEGLHLVDEQAFRAGHHFSDIYILIEMLSIPCLAVEASQTFERAVARGAIVAQSVAMVLERRLAQRLNLNASFVAENYQHTDTVVEGEPNEQLTIQRDDFTSVLDLAETLALSRDPCVKEFVKILYTILFKWYADESHRGRMLKRLVDRAISTTDNSREVDLDLDILVTLVFEEQEIVRPILSMMREVAELANVDRAALWHQLCASEDEILRMREERKTEISNMVREKAVLSQKLSESEANNNHLKSEMRAEMDRLAREKKELSEQIQEVESQLEWLRSERDEGITKLTAEKKVLQDRLHDAETQLSQLKSRKRDELKKVMKEKNALAERLKGAEAARKRFDEELKRYATENVTREEIRQSLEDEIRRLTQTVGQTEGEKREKEEQVARCEAYIDGMESKLQACQQYIHTLEASLQEEMSRHAPLYGAGLEALSMKELDTLSRIHEEGLRQIHSLQQRKGAPAGSPLVSPHNLPHNHGLYPAAPPPMAVGLPPTLIPNGGGIHNNGHVNGAVGPWFNHT, encoded by the exons ATGAAGCAGAGTTCACCTGAGGCAGTCTCATCTTCATCCTCTGCACCCGCCCCATCCGACCAATCGCAGCCGTCCGCCTCGCCATCGTCGGACAAGGCTTCATCGACATCGAcggcggcggcggcggaggACCCGGCGGTGGGTTCCAGGGACGGCGGGGGAGGGGCACAGGAGAGCGTGACGGTGGAGCGGCGCGGCGAGTTCTCCGCCGTGTGCAAGTGGACGGTCCAGAATTTCCCCAGAGTCAAGGCTAGGGCTCTATGGAGCAAGTACTTCGAGGTGGGCGGCTACGATTGCCGCCTCCTCGTTTACCCCAAAGGCGACTCACAGGCTCTGCCCGGCTACATCTCCGTCTACCTCCAAATCATGGACCCTCGCGGCACATCCTCGTCCAAATGGGACTGCTTCGCCAGCTACCGCCTCGCCATCGTCAACCTTCTCGACGATTCCAAGACCATCCACCGCGACTCCTGGCACCGCTTCTCCAGCAAGAAGAAATCCCACGGCTGGTGTGATTTCACTCCCTCCTCAACCGTTTTCGATTCCAAATTGGGTTTTATCTCCGGCAACGACGCCGTGTTGATCACCGCCGATATTCTGATCCTCAACGAGTCCATTAGTTTCACCCGCGACAACAATGAGGTTCAGTCCTCGTCGGCCTCGTCCACGATTTCGTCCTCGGTTGGCGCCGGCCCGGTGTCGGACGTCCTGAGTGGTAAGTTCACCTGGAAAGTGCATAATTTCAGTTTGTTTAAGGAAATGATTAAGACGCAGAAGATAATGAGCCCGGTGTTCCCGGCCGGAGAGTGCAATCTTAGGATTAGCGTGTACCAGAGCTCGGTGAACGGGATAGAGTATTTATCCATGTGTTTGGAGAGTAAGGACACGGAGAAGACGGTTGTGTTGTCCGATAGGAGTTGTTGGTGTTTGTTCCGAATGTCGGTGTTGAATCAAAAGCCGGGTTCAAATCACATGCATAGGGATTCATATGGGAGGTTTGCGGCAGATAATAAGAGCGGGGACAATACCAGTTTGGGTTGGAATGATTATATGAAGATGTTGGATTTTATAGGGCCGGATTCGGGGTTTCTGGTGGAAGATACCGCGGTGTTTAGCACGTCCTTTCATGTGATCAAGGAGTTTAGTAGCTTTTCCAAGAGTGGGGGATTGGTTGGAGGGAGGAGTGGGAGTGGGGCGAGGAAGTTGGATGGGCATTTGGGTAAGTTTACTTGGAAGATCGAGAATTTCACGAGGTTGAAGGATCTtttgaagaagaggaagattaCGGGGCTTTGCATCAAGAGCAGGAGGTTTCAGATTGGGAATAGGGATTGCCGTCTCATTGTTTATCCACGAG GGCAGTCTCAGCCGCCGTGCCATCTTTCCGTGTTTCTTGAAGTTACTGATTCACGAAATACTTCCAGTGATTGGAGTTGTTTTGTCAGTCACCGGTTGTCCGTTGTGAACCAGAGGATGGAAGAGAAGTCTGTCACGAAGGAATCTCAGAACCGCTACTCCAAAGCTGCAAAGGACTGGGGTTGGCGTGAATTTGTGACACTCACTAGTCTATTTGATCAAGATTCTGGGTTTCTTGTTCAGGACACAGTTGTATTCTCTGCGGAGGTTCTTATATTAAAAGAGACATCAATAATGCAGGACTTTTCTGACCAGGAAACTGAGTCTAACAATGCTGGTTCACAGCCAGACAAAGTTGGGAAAAGATGTTCATTTACATGGAAGGTGGAGAACTTCCTGTCCTTTAAGGAAATAATGGAGACTCGTAAAATCTTTAGCAAATTTTTTCAAGCTGGTGGATGCGAGCTTCGGATTG GTGTGTACGAGTCCTTTGAAACCATTTGTATATATTTGGAGAGTGATCAGTCAGTTGGTAGCGATCCGGATAAAAACTTTTGGGTTAGATACAGGATGGCTGTGGTGAATCAAAAGAACCCAGCCAAGACTGTGTGGAAGGAGTCTTCTATTTGTACAAAGACATGGAATAATTCTGTCTTACAATTTATGAAGGTTTCGGATATGTTGGAAGTGGATGCGGGGTTTCTTTTGCGTGACAcagttgtttttgtttgtgaaatattAGATTGCTGCCCTTGGTTTGAGTTTTCAGATCTAGAG GTTTTTGCTTCGGAGGATGATCAGGATGCTTTGACAACTGATCCTGATGAGCTCATTGATTCTGAAGACAGTGAAGGAATAAGTGGAGATGAAGAAGATATATTTAGAAACCTTCTCTCTAGAGCTGGTTTTCACCTCACATATGGAGATAATCCTTCACAGCCGCAGGTCACCCTACGAGAAAAGCTTCTAATGGATGCTGGTGCGATTGCTGGTTTTCTTACTGGACTTCGGGTTTACCTTGATGACCCTGCTAAAGTAAAGCGCTTACTTCTTCCAACCAAGCTCTCTGGTGGTAATGATGGAAAGAAGGCCCCGAAGTCCGATGAATCTTCCCCCAGTTTGATGAACTTGCTGATGGGAGTCAAAGTTTTGCAGCAGGCAATCATTGATTTACTTTTGGATATTATGGTTGAGTGTTGCCAGCCTTCGGAAGGGAGTTCTAATGGTGATTCTTCTGATGCAAACTCAAAACCTTCTCCCAATGGCAGTGGAAGTGCTACTCCACTGGAATCTGATAGGGAGAATGGAGCAACAGAATCTGTGCAATTTCCTACTGTATATGAGAGATTGGATTCTGGTGTCGATGAAGGTGGCAGTGCAGCTGCTGTACAAAGCTCTGACATGAATGGGCCAGCTATACTAGAAAAAGCTCTTCCTGGACAACCCATTTGTCCACCAGAAACATCTGCTGGGGATTCAGAACATGTGCCCCTTCGCTCAAAG ACGAAGTGGCCGGAGCAATCTGAGGAGCTCTTAGGATTGATTGTTAACTCGCTGAGAGCCCTAGATGGAGCTGTTCCACAGGGCTGTCCGGAACCAAGACGACGGCCACAGTCTGCTCAAAAGATTTCTCTTGTGTTGGATAAAGCTCCTAAGCATTTGCAGGCAGACCTAGTTTCTCTGGTACCCAAATTGGTTGATCAGTCTGAACATCCACTGGCTGCTGGTGTGCTTCTTGAACGACTTCAAAAGCCAGATGCAGAACCTGCATTGAGGATACCT GTTTTTGGTGCTATTAGTCAACTGGAGTGTGGGAGTGAAGCATGGGAACATGTTTTATTTCAATCTTTTGAGCTTTTGACAGGCTCAaatgatcaacctcttgtcgCGACTATAGATTTTATATTCAAAGCTGCATCCCAGTGCCAACATCTTCCTGAAGCG GTCAGGTCTGTTCGTGTTAGGCTAAAAAGTTTGGGTGTTGAGGTGTCTCCTTGCgtccttaattttttaagtaaaactGTAAATAGTTGGGGAGATGTTGCAGAGACCATACTTAGAGATATTGATTGTGATGATGATTTTGGTGAAAATTGCCCAACAATGCGTTGTGGGCTTTTCTTATTTGGTGAATATGGGCCTACTTTTGAAGGGCTGCATCTGGTGGATGAGCAGGCTTTCCGTGCTGGTCATCATTTTTCTGACATTTATATCCTGATCGAAATGTTATCTATACCTTGCCTTGCTGTTGAAGCATCTCAAACATTTGAGAGAGCTGTGGCTCGAGGTGCCATTGTGGCTCAGTCAGTGGCCATGGTCTTGGAAAGGCGCCTTGCTCAAAGATTGAATCTTAATGCCAGTTTTGTTGCTGAAAACTATCAGCATACAGACACTGTAGTAGAGGGAGAGCCCAATGAGCAGCTGACAATCCAACGAGATGATTTTACTTCAGTTCTTGATCTTGCTGAAACATTGGCCCTCTCTAGAGACCCTTGTGTGAAGGAATTTGTGAAGATCCTGTACACAATATTGTTTAAATGGTATGCTGATGAGTCTCACCGAGGAAGGATGCTAAAGAGACTTGTTGACCGTGCCATCAGCACTACAGATAATAGTCGTGAAGTAGATTTAGATTTGGACATATTGGTTACCTTGGTTTTTGAGGAGCAAGAAATTGTCAGACCAATTCTAAGCATGATGCGGGAGGTTGCTGAACTTGCAAATGTTGATCGAGCTGCTCTTTGGCACCAGCTATGTGCTAGTGAAGATGAAATTCTTCGGATGcgtgaagaaagaaaaactgaAATTTCCAATATGGTTAGAGAAAAAGCAGTCCTATCTCAAAAGCTGAGTGAATCCGAGGCCAACAACAATCATCTCAAG TCTGAAATGAGGGCAGAGATGGATCGTTTGGCTCGGGAAAAGAAGGAGCTCTCTGAGCAAATACAAGAAGTTGAGAGTCAGCTTGAGTGGCTTCGCTCAGAGCGGGATGAGGGAATTACAAAGCTCACTGCTGAGAAGAAAGTTCTTCAGGATCGTCTTCATGATGCAGAGACACAACTTTCCCAATTGAAGTCCCGTAAACGTGATGAATTGAAG AAAGTAATGAAGGAGAAAAATGCTCTTGCTGAAAGGTTGAAGGGTGCGGAAGCTGCACGGAAAAGATTTGACGAGGAACTGAAACGGTACGCCACAGAGAATGTGACTCGTGAGGAAATCCGACAGTCACTTGAGGATGAAATTCGGCGATTAACACAAACAGTGGGGCAAACTGAAGGAGAGAAGCGGGAGAAGGAAGAGCAGGTTGCTCGGTGTGAAGCATATATTGATGGGATGGAATCTAAATTGCAAGCGTGCCAG CAATATATTCACACTCTCGAGGCTTCACTCCAGGAAGAAATGTCGCGACATGCTCCTCTTTATGGTGCCGGTTTGGAAGCTTTATCAATGAAGGAGTTGGATACATTGTCACGAATTCATGAAGAAGGGCTGAGGCAGATCCATTCCCTTCAACAGAGGAAAGGGGCTCCAGCTGGTAGTCCTCTTGTGAGCCCCCACAACCTTCCACACAATCATGGGTTATACCCTGCTGCACCGCCTCCAATGGCGGTCGGATTGCCTCCTACACTCATACCAAACGGGGGTGGTATCCACAACAATGGGCATGTGAACGGTGCGGTTGGACCCTGGTTCAACCACACTTGA
- the LOC132191125 gene encoding protein FAR1-RELATED SEQUENCE 6-like isoform X1, whose translation MLSLFKMEEVCLNSEPVFDEGDEYDVDGDCTVVEHDDETEEMQSKRGSPPPTVGLEFDSFDEAYDFYNMYAKEQGFGIRVSNSWFRSKKKERYRAKLSCSSAGFKKKSEANNPRPETRTGCPAMVVIRLVDSKRWRIVEVELEHNHQVSPQIKRFYKSHKKMIIAAKKAQPPPEPVAEIHTIKLYQTSVAKAGRNGYSNFNETEGINPVDNSKHLELKEGDAHAVYNYFCRMKLTNPNFFYLFDLDDDGRLRNVFWADARSRAAYGYFCDTVAIDTTCLANKYEIPLISFVGVNHHGQSVLLGCGFLGHESVEYFVWILRAWLKCMLGRPPLVIVTDQCKPLQSAVLEVFPNARHCYCMWYIMQRVPEKLGGLKGYETIKRQLNKAVYDSLKIAEFETAWADMIKWHRLGDNKWLQTLYEDRQLWVPVYLKDIFFAGMIPIRENEGLTAFFDGYVHKHTSFKEFVDKYDLALHRKHLKEAMADLESRKPSFESKTRSNFEVQLSKIYTKEIFKRFQSEVEGMYSCFNTRQVSVNGPIMTYIVKERVEVEGNEKEVRNYEVLYETTQVDIRCICSLFNYKGYLCRHALNVLNYNGVEEVPPRYILPRWSKDFKCRYVLDNNNNNSSNIDAYNPLYCYNYLHKHALPIVEEGAQSQVHYKIALQELEELLNKFNVVENDFV comes from the exons ATGTTGTCACTTTTTAA GATGGAAGAAGTTTGTCTCAATAGTGAGCCAGTATTTGATGAAGGTGATGAGTATGATGTTGACGGAGACTGCACTGTTGTGGAACATGATGATGAAACTGAGGAAATGCAATCAAAGAGGGGATCTCCACCACCAACTGTGGGTTTGGAGTTCGATTcttttgatgaagcttatgATTTTTACAATATGTATGCTAAAGAACAGGGTTTTGGCATCAGAGTGAGCAATTCATGGTTTAGATCTAAGAAAAAAGAGCGTTACAGAGCAAAGCTTAGCTGCAGTAGTGCTGGTTTCAAGAAAAAGAGTGAAGCCAACAATCCAAGACCGGAAACAAGAACTGGTTGTCCTGCAATGGTAGTCATCAGGCTGGTGGACTCCAAAAGGTGGAGAATAGTTGAAGTTGAGCTTGAACACAACCATCAGGTGAGTCCACAAATCAAACGGTTTTATAAGTCGCATAAAAAGATGATTATTGCAGCCAAAAAAGCACAACCACCACCAGAACCTGTTGCAGAAATACATACCATTAAGCTGTATCAAACATCTGTTGCAAAAGCTGGCCGTAATGGATACTCGAATTTCAATGAAACCGAAGGTATCAATCCTGTTGATAACTCAAAACATTTGGAACTTAAAGAAGGAGATGCTCATGCAGTTTATAACTACTTTTGTCGCATGAAGTTGACAAATCCTAACTTCTTTTACTTGTTTGATCTTGATGACGACGGGCGCCTGAGAAATGTGTTTTGGGCTGATGCCAGGTCCAGGGCTGCATATGGTTACTTTTGTGACACAGTTGCAATCGACACAACATGCTTGGCAAACAAATATGAGATCCCTCTGATTTCTTTTGTTGGTGTGAACCACCATGGGCAGTCTGTGTTGTTGGGCTGTGGCTTCCTTGGACACGAGTCAGTAGAgtattttgtttggattttaaGGGCATGGCTTAAATGCATGCTTGGACGCCCTCCGCTAGTGATTGTTACCGATCAGTGTAAACCCTTGCAAAGTGCAGTCTTGGAGGTTTTTCCAAATGCTCGCCATTGTTATTGCATGTGGTATATCATGCAGAGAGTTCCAGAGAAATTGGGAGGGTTGAAGGGATATGAAACAATCAAAAGACAACTGAACAAAGCGGTATACGATTCATTGAAGATAGCCGAGTTCGAAACTGCTTGGGCCGACATGATCAAGTGGCATAGACTAGGGGACAACAAATGGCTTCAAACATTGTATGAAGACAGGCAGTTGTGGGTTCCAGTTTACTTGAAAGACATATTTTTTGCAGGAATGATCCCTATCCGAGAAAACGAGGGCTTGACTGCTTTTTTTGATGGTTATGTACATAAACACACATCTTTTAAAGAATTTGTTGATAAGTACGATCTGGCTCTACATAGGAAGCACCTCAAAGAAGCCATGGCGGATCTCGAGTCGAGAAAACCAAGCTTCGAATCGAAAACAAGAAGTAATTTTGAGGTGCAGCTCTCTAAGATATACACAAAAGAAATCTTCAAGAGGTTCCAATCCGAGGTTGAAGGGATGTACTCCTGCTTCAACACAAGGCAGGTGAGTGTTAATGGGCCCATAATGACGTACATAGTGAAAGAACGAGTTGAAGTGGAGGGAAATGAGAAGGAAGTTCGAAATTATGAGGTTTTGTACGAGACAACACAAGTGGATATCCGATGCATTTGCAGTTTGTTCAACTACAAGGGCTATCTATGCAGGCATGCACTGAATGTTCTTAACTACAATGGGGTGGAAGAAGTCCCACCTCGCTACATTCTGCCGCGTTGGAGTAAAGACTTCAAGTGCAGGTATGTTCtagacaataataataataactccaGTAATATTGACGCGTATAACCCACTGTACTGCTATAATTATCTGCACAAACATGCTCTTCCAATCGTGGAAGAAGGGGCACAATCCCAAGTACATTATAAGATTGCTTTGCAAGAATTGGAGGAGTTGTTAAACAAGTTTAATGTTGTAGAGAACGACTTTGTATGA
- the LOC132191125 gene encoding protein FAR1-RELATED SEQUENCE 6-like isoform X2, which yields MEEVCLNSEPVFDEGDEYDVDGDCTVVEHDDETEEMQSKRGSPPPTVGLEFDSFDEAYDFYNMYAKEQGFGIRVSNSWFRSKKKERYRAKLSCSSAGFKKKSEANNPRPETRTGCPAMVVIRLVDSKRWRIVEVELEHNHQVSPQIKRFYKSHKKMIIAAKKAQPPPEPVAEIHTIKLYQTSVAKAGRNGYSNFNETEGINPVDNSKHLELKEGDAHAVYNYFCRMKLTNPNFFYLFDLDDDGRLRNVFWADARSRAAYGYFCDTVAIDTTCLANKYEIPLISFVGVNHHGQSVLLGCGFLGHESVEYFVWILRAWLKCMLGRPPLVIVTDQCKPLQSAVLEVFPNARHCYCMWYIMQRVPEKLGGLKGYETIKRQLNKAVYDSLKIAEFETAWADMIKWHRLGDNKWLQTLYEDRQLWVPVYLKDIFFAGMIPIRENEGLTAFFDGYVHKHTSFKEFVDKYDLALHRKHLKEAMADLESRKPSFESKTRSNFEVQLSKIYTKEIFKRFQSEVEGMYSCFNTRQVSVNGPIMTYIVKERVEVEGNEKEVRNYEVLYETTQVDIRCICSLFNYKGYLCRHALNVLNYNGVEEVPPRYILPRWSKDFKCRYVLDNNNNNSSNIDAYNPLYCYNYLHKHALPIVEEGAQSQVHYKIALQELEELLNKFNVVENDFV from the coding sequence ATGGAAGAAGTTTGTCTCAATAGTGAGCCAGTATTTGATGAAGGTGATGAGTATGATGTTGACGGAGACTGCACTGTTGTGGAACATGATGATGAAACTGAGGAAATGCAATCAAAGAGGGGATCTCCACCACCAACTGTGGGTTTGGAGTTCGATTcttttgatgaagcttatgATTTTTACAATATGTATGCTAAAGAACAGGGTTTTGGCATCAGAGTGAGCAATTCATGGTTTAGATCTAAGAAAAAAGAGCGTTACAGAGCAAAGCTTAGCTGCAGTAGTGCTGGTTTCAAGAAAAAGAGTGAAGCCAACAATCCAAGACCGGAAACAAGAACTGGTTGTCCTGCAATGGTAGTCATCAGGCTGGTGGACTCCAAAAGGTGGAGAATAGTTGAAGTTGAGCTTGAACACAACCATCAGGTGAGTCCACAAATCAAACGGTTTTATAAGTCGCATAAAAAGATGATTATTGCAGCCAAAAAAGCACAACCACCACCAGAACCTGTTGCAGAAATACATACCATTAAGCTGTATCAAACATCTGTTGCAAAAGCTGGCCGTAATGGATACTCGAATTTCAATGAAACCGAAGGTATCAATCCTGTTGATAACTCAAAACATTTGGAACTTAAAGAAGGAGATGCTCATGCAGTTTATAACTACTTTTGTCGCATGAAGTTGACAAATCCTAACTTCTTTTACTTGTTTGATCTTGATGACGACGGGCGCCTGAGAAATGTGTTTTGGGCTGATGCCAGGTCCAGGGCTGCATATGGTTACTTTTGTGACACAGTTGCAATCGACACAACATGCTTGGCAAACAAATATGAGATCCCTCTGATTTCTTTTGTTGGTGTGAACCACCATGGGCAGTCTGTGTTGTTGGGCTGTGGCTTCCTTGGACACGAGTCAGTAGAgtattttgtttggattttaaGGGCATGGCTTAAATGCATGCTTGGACGCCCTCCGCTAGTGATTGTTACCGATCAGTGTAAACCCTTGCAAAGTGCAGTCTTGGAGGTTTTTCCAAATGCTCGCCATTGTTATTGCATGTGGTATATCATGCAGAGAGTTCCAGAGAAATTGGGAGGGTTGAAGGGATATGAAACAATCAAAAGACAACTGAACAAAGCGGTATACGATTCATTGAAGATAGCCGAGTTCGAAACTGCTTGGGCCGACATGATCAAGTGGCATAGACTAGGGGACAACAAATGGCTTCAAACATTGTATGAAGACAGGCAGTTGTGGGTTCCAGTTTACTTGAAAGACATATTTTTTGCAGGAATGATCCCTATCCGAGAAAACGAGGGCTTGACTGCTTTTTTTGATGGTTATGTACATAAACACACATCTTTTAAAGAATTTGTTGATAAGTACGATCTGGCTCTACATAGGAAGCACCTCAAAGAAGCCATGGCGGATCTCGAGTCGAGAAAACCAAGCTTCGAATCGAAAACAAGAAGTAATTTTGAGGTGCAGCTCTCTAAGATATACACAAAAGAAATCTTCAAGAGGTTCCAATCCGAGGTTGAAGGGATGTACTCCTGCTTCAACACAAGGCAGGTGAGTGTTAATGGGCCCATAATGACGTACATAGTGAAAGAACGAGTTGAAGTGGAGGGAAATGAGAAGGAAGTTCGAAATTATGAGGTTTTGTACGAGACAACACAAGTGGATATCCGATGCATTTGCAGTTTGTTCAACTACAAGGGCTATCTATGCAGGCATGCACTGAATGTTCTTAACTACAATGGGGTGGAAGAAGTCCCACCTCGCTACATTCTGCCGCGTTGGAGTAAAGACTTCAAGTGCAGGTATGTTCtagacaataataataataactccaGTAATATTGACGCGTATAACCCACTGTACTGCTATAATTATCTGCACAAACATGCTCTTCCAATCGTGGAAGAAGGGGCACAATCCCAAGTACATTATAAGATTGCTTTGCAAGAATTGGAGGAGTTGTTAAACAAGTTTAATGTTGTAGAGAACGACTTTGTATGA